The window gtatgtttttaaaagtgtgtgtgtgtgtgtgtgtatatatatatatatatatatatatatatatatatatatatatatatatatatatatatatatatatatatatatgtatcatgcatttcatgtcagtatcccccagaggcactcagatgttacaggttgtatctcctctatctttctttacattactgttcttatttatgcttgcctgccttacatactcggtacattattcgtactgacattccttttgcctagggacactgcgtttcatgcccacaggtcccgatagataggttgacagtcttcttagtaggctattagctcagcggaaggtgttggcgcactccacttgctccggagttacctatttggtcattatgctttggacatgtattgattggtgtggtggggccctgtcccaaccttatgacgtttatgtactcttagagtcttatagacagatgtcatatatatggatacttctatggccttgtcggcctgtgttttgagtgtacaaatgatcatgtcggccttataggctcgtatgtcacatgtataagtttgtatatcatattgggtCATTCTATATCGATTATTCCCTTATGTTTCATTCTGATTATCTTATGACGGCCTTTCCGGCTCATATACCcatgatagtacgataagaaagataagttacgttggtactcggttgagtaaggcatcggGTTCCCATCGCTGCCcttcggtttgggttgtgacagggAACTTAGGCGAATGCTGCACAACGATACGCACAGGcaataagaaaaataacaaagaaagtaCCAAGTACTCAGGAAGGAAAGAAAACTTATGGGCTGAGTTCCACTTTTCAGGGAACGGTAAATATTTGGGGGAAATGAGGTCTTTGATTTTCCCCCGAACGAACATCCCTTCCAACCTCGATCTcggtcttcatcgatgctcgagaataGAGCTTTGCTTTCTCAACGGACGAGCTTAATCAACCCCCCTCAGAAAACTCGGGGATTGTAGGGACGAAGTAGGTGGTCGTGGGTGAATAAAGGTGCTTCGGTGTTGTTGACGAAGTGACagaggaggattacgatcctccaaaAGGATGGATGAATCTGCGCAAGGCAGACCTCATACCTTTTGCAGAAGCTGAGGATTATGGGGTCCATCGGGGCaagcgtgaaggggtaagtgtaaatatTTAGATACCCCTCCACGTGAGTGGTAATATCCTTATTGGGCCCGGGGGACGACCACTTCCTTGCCCTCCCAGTGATAGTCCTCCCGAACGGTAGGAAGTGTGTCCTCTAGATGGAGCATATGTACCTCCATACCTCCTCGCCTCGGTCCTGCTGACTGGAGGctttctcgactttgaagtcatTTTCAATGGAGCAGCCCCCGGGAATGAAGCTCTTCAAGGGAGGTTTCAGGACCACCTCAGGAACGGCCACCTCGGCATACTTAGCCGGGTTGGAAGTTGAAGGGACGGTCTATTGAGGCACTGACTTGGAAGTTTTCGCCATCGGAttctgaaaaatatgaaaatttaaagGTAGGGATAAATGTTTGAAGATAAGTATGAAGATTTGGAAAGTAAGGATGAAGGTATGGAGGCCAGACTTgaagataaaaatataaagatctGGAAAACAATGGATAAAGGTTTGGAGGGGTAAGAAATAAGTGAAGAATTCGAGGGTAAGTCAAGGAGCTCTGGAATCGAAAAgcaaaaaagtgaaaaaggggtCAAAGCTTTTATAGAGAAAGGGTAATCAATGCGTGATGTTTCGCATTCGAGGACGGTCAACCGATGACTGACAcatgtccgaagtcagaacgacgcgactgatgggacgtttcgaTGTCCCGTCAACTAGGTTGTAGCATACGGAAGAAGGAATCGGGGTTAATTTATCGCTTCCCGTCACTTTGATAAATCtgctctccgaaaaatgaggggactatctatgtATGGATAAGATCGGGCGCACAGTTTTCTCCGATTCCCTGACGAGGAAACAAAGGGGAAGTACGGCTCGACGTAATTATAATCGAGGCCCATGAGTCCCTCGTATCGAAACCCGAGAGAAATGAACGATGTATCTAAGATTAGACATGGTGGAATAACGGACCCAGACCAAGCATAACTTCTGGACCTCAGGAAACGCATAGATCGGTTACGCATGACGAGTAGGGCACCGTAATGTTCAGCCTTAACCGAGTATTACGGCAGGAATCCCATCCCATATCAACTGCGGATCGACATTTAATGAGAAAAGAAGatgtttaccttatttagacCTGTACTAGGACTGAAATTCCCTTACTATATAAAGTGAAAAGTTTGCTTTATTATATCACATTGTGACATgtaaatcaaagcaataaaagtttacttttatcttctagctattgttcaaagcattatttatttgttcttttcttcACTCGCGACCGAGCTTGTACCGAAGGTCCAATCGAGGACGAATTCCACTGTTCAATCTAAGATCAAGCTTGGTCACTACATTGCAATTagtttgatcatttattttatctttaactcATTTACATGTTGTTCTTAATcattcgtattgaattaaatcatATATCCCTTAAACCGCgcacaaatttaattgttactcatttttgagGTAAACGGTGCTtagtatttttttccttttcttcttagTTGCTAAATGGGTTtgttagatttattgttgttttgataatTTAATGATTGAGTTTTAttctttatgatatttgaaagtaatatttcaaatttgagctcatttggagttgattttggTGTTGAATCGTATGTTGGATTGTTGAATTCGACGAATAAGTTTATGTTTCATAACTTAAGATTCGATTTCTAAAGTTATATTGATGTGATAGAACTGTTTAACATCCGAATTTTCTGAAATTGCATTggaaagatataagaatttaagatCTGATAGCTGAAGTTACATTgaagagatataactacttaagATTCAAtttttctgaagttgcattggaAAAAAAAGAACTTCAGATCCGATTCTGAAGTTGTATTGAATAGATAGAACTATTTAAGATTCGATTTTCTGAAGTGATATTGGAAAGATAAAAGAATTACAGATCCGATTCTAAAGTTgcattgaagaaatagaagaaattcAGATGCTGACGCataaattttgtaattttttgtgTAATTCAGGTGTAACTTCAATAACGGTCCAAAAGTGAATATATGTGAAAATGCcgggggatttgcatctatacccagttTTTGGGTCCCATTTTAACCTGTACCCGTTTTGCAAAagaaattgcaagcgtacccacttttcgggtaacttcaggccttgaagtagcaaaaatttatgtctgaagtttaaacttcagaatgttttgcctgaagtgtagccttatcaaagcaaaacttcagatatttttgcctgaagtttggactgacttgcaaaggcaatcGCGTAAATTTCAGTTCATAGTACAATGGAAAACTTCAGTTcaataattgctgaacttcagcaattttggctgaagtttttgttttgtaattgctgaacttcagcattctgaAGTTTGTTTAGTATCTGACTAtctgctgaacttcagcattttaggagctgaagtttgtttagtatttgctgaacttcagctcctagaggatgcacttcagttcaataattgctgaacttcagcaattttggctgaaatttttgttttgtaattgctgaacttcaacattctatgagctgaagtttgtttagtatctgctgaacttcagcatttttggagctgaagtttgtttagtatttgctgaacttcagctcctagaggatgcacttcagtttaataattgctgaacttcagcaattttggctgaagtttttgttttgtaattgctgaacttcagcattctagtagctgaagtttgtttagtatctgctgaacttcagctcctagaggaTGCACTTCAGTGCTTAGGTCCTTTTGGGTAATATTCCAAGCAGTCAACTTGAACTTCCCGTCGTCCATCCTCATACCAGGAAGGAAGGTATCAGTGGGTTCATTAAAACTTTGCCATAGTGGCTTCCCTGACAAATCATCAATTAAACCAAATTTTCTGAATCCAAGAGCTTCGCTTTATGTGAAGAAGATGCACTTGTGCCTACTTGTGTTCAGAAATATGACTTCCTTGATCGGTCCAACACTTTGAAATTTACGTTCATCAATAGCGATAACGAAAAGTTcagttgataaaaataaaattgggtAGTCCCTGTTGGCAACCCACACAATCGTTTCGGGACTCACCTTGTACCATATGAATAATAATATCATCTAGAGGAAAGAATAATATCACccgaagaaggaggaggaggacaAAGAGGcctgaaattatttaaaaagtgggtataagttaaaacttttttaaaaagtgggtataagttaaatgggGGCGGCCAAATAGGccgcctgtgcaatttttacgaAAATGCCCTTATTGAATAGAACCGAGGCCATTGAACTGTACAATAATTCTAACTGAGACCGAGTCAGCTCTTCTATATTTGTTATACAAAAGTGCATAAAGTATAATTTTATAGTTTAAGCATCTAATTAGAATCACGTCATCATCACTAAAACAAAATCTATATATGTTGAATTTTAATTATCGATCTATCATTTTAGCATATCCAATCTTTCAAAACCAACACTTTTAAATATAATGAACAATACTGTAATAGAGAATTGAGTAAAATGTGATTGAATTACGTGAATAATTActttaaattataaattaaattcgAATTCACTTAAATTAAGTGTAGAGCACAAAATAGAACTTTTgagcaaataaataaataaataatataataaaaaatattatattgaatTGAACATCAATAATAATTTGAAATTCTTAAATAAACTTTAGCTGCAATTTAGTTCATCCATTAAGTAGGCTTAAGTTATGCAACGATTAAAATTTACTTACATCAAATCAAGAAGTACGAAATAATAAAGTTTATAgtaattattaaataaatatattaacaATAAGAAATGAacttaattttaaaacaaaaattacatGATTAATAGAGTCAATTGAGCCGAGCCATTTCGAGCAACCTGATCTTAATCGAGCTTTGAACGAAGCAAAGTCAAGCCGAGATGAGAGGTCATTGTAATACTTAAGGAAAGGTCATCAAAGTAATGCTTACTAGTTTATAGGCCAATTTGCAGAGTTCCATACGCATAAATTGGAGCTGTTAATATGCCAAGGACTCGGGATTTCTGAAACAGCCAAAAGGGTCCTCTAGACGAATAAACACAGTTTATTGTACCAAGTCTAGTCTCCTCCTCTTCGGACGTTACGAGGTGTTACACCTAAGTAACTGTCTCTTTCCTTTTATATAGTGCTTTTTAAAAGGCAACCTTAAAATTGCTTTCATACCGAAGTTTATGTTAGGGGCAAGAAAAAGCCATAAAAACTAGAGATACATTGTAAACAGATTCCAGTAATCATCATTATGATGAAACAGAACAGCATACATCTGTCTGATTCTTCTTGATAACCAACCAAAAGTTGTGCTTTTACTATTTAGCTTTGATAAATAATCTCGCCATACGAAAAAGGACAAAATCTTTAAACTAACTACTACAATACAAAAGTTCCCTTAGCTACTGAAAAAAGGGGATTTTTACTAGTAGTTTCAAGGCAATTCTGGCATAGTGTTTGGCATGTGAGTTTTCTGATTGTGAATcttggaagaagaagatgatgatgaacagCAGGGATGAATCTGATAATGCAAGCACAGCAACATCATCGTCTCTTACATCCCCAAAACTGCCAGTTTACTATGTACAGAGCCCATCACGTGATTCCCACGATGATGCTGATAAGTCATCATCCTCCATGCAAAATACTCCTGCTTATCACAGCCCCATTGATTCCCCTTCTCATTCATCTAGGGACTCTTCCTCTAGCCGCCTTTCGGGGAATTGGCGATGGGCGAGGGGTTACAATCGGAGGAGAAGTGGGAAAGGGTGGCAAGAATGTGCTGTGATTGAAGAGGATCTTGATTATGATCATATGAATCAAGCCTATTCAAGACGCTGCCTATTTTTTATTGCTCTCatgggttttggagctttttttgctttcttttgcttGATTTTGTGGGGAGCTAGTAGACCTTACCAAGCCAGTAGACCTTACCAACCTCACATCACTATGAAGGTATTCATTAATTGAAATCGGAATCTGTTTATTGTCTAGAACTTGTTCTTATCACTATTATTAATATTGGGGAAACTAAATTattccaaccaaaaaaaaaatgtaagaCGAAGCAGATTATAACCATCATATAAGGCCAGGGAATATGCATAGTAGTACTGATGCTTTTGAAATAGATTATACAGATTTGTGACTTGTGAATTATAAGTTGCTCCTGCACAATCCTATTAGTTCTCAATATTCCCTTTGATGGTCACAAAAGCTGTGGAACTTGATTTTTAAGAACCTTGTGCACGATATAAGCTGATTTCCTCAAACTGGCAGCATAATGTCCTAGTTAACATGTTTAATCCTTCAAGGACCAAAGTCATGCTTAgatttttccttgatattttaAGGACTGAGTTTCTCTCAGAAAGAAATTCTTGATCATTTCATTTCGAGGTTGCATTATGTTGATACTACATGGGTGAAAATCTGGTGATTGCTCTAAAAACTTACAATCCGCTGCATTTTAGTATAATCTTTGATTAACTTTTATTCATATAAAGTGGATTTTCTGCTAGGCCTGCAGGGTACATAACTTCTATTTTGGGCAAGGGTCAGACCGCACAGGTGTTCCGACCAAGTTGCTTACAGTTAACTGTTCTGTGACCATGGTCATATATAACCCTGCTACATTTTTTGGAGTTCATGTCAGCTCCAACCCTGTCAATCTTTTCTTTTCAGAAATCACAGTTGCAACTGGCCAGGTGAGTTTACCAGAGTGATATCTTTGATGAAGTCAATTATAATCTCAAGAATTTTAATACTGACAGATAAACCTGCATTATCCATGAAGAagagcagcccggtgcactaagctcccgctatgcataGGGTCCGGGAGAGGGCCGGACCACAATGgtttattgtacgcagtctttccctgtatttctgcaagaggccgtttccacggctcgaacctcTGACCTCCTGGttacatggcagcaactttaccacaAGGCTCCCCTTCTCATTATCCATGaagaaatattatattatttagAGGATCAAACCTCGACATAATGGATGACAGGGAAAAAAATATCAATCACATGTTACCCGATTTTTGGTTTTGTATAGTGCCAGTGTCATGTTCTTTAAGCAACATGTTGTCAGCATTTTTTTTTACCTGATGATTTACAACTTATGGATGCAGTTGGACGAATATTATCAACCAAAAAAGAGCCAGCGCTGTATGTCTGTGAACCTGGATGGGTGTAGAGTCCCCCTATATGGAGCTGGGATAGCCTTAGTAAAATCAGATGGCAGTGACGGGGTTCCATTGAAATTAGACTTTGAAATCCTGTCACAAGGATATTTAGTTGGCAAGCTGGTGAAGACAAA is drawn from Nicotiana tabacum cultivar K326 chromosome 9, ASM71507v2, whole genome shotgun sequence and contains these coding sequences:
- the LOC107824582 gene encoding uncharacterized protein LOC107824582, which codes for MMMNSRDESDNASTATSSSLTSPKLPVYYVQSPSRDSHDDADKSSSSMQNTPAYHSPIDSPSHSSRDSSSSRLSGNWRWARGYNRRRSGKGWQECAVIEEDLDYDHMNQAYSRRCLFFIALMGFGAFFAFFCLILWGASRPYQASRPYQPHITMKACRVHNFYFGQGSDRTGVPTKLLTVNCSVTMVIYNPATFFGVHVSSNPVNLFFSEITVATGQLDEYYQPKKSQRCMSVNLDGCRVPLYGAGIALVKSDGSDGVPLKLDFEILSQGYLVGKLVKTKHRKHISCSLLISSRSTKEIKFKQGSCAFD